The genome window TCCCATCACCGACACCATGATTAAGGATGAGGAAGCCCAAACCATCGAAAATCTAACCACAAATCTCGAAGCCCTCAACCCTTTTCCCAATCCCCTACAATTCGCCACCAACTTACTCGATGGCATCTGGCAACTACAATATTCCTCGGCACGGGAAATACGCTCACTAAATAAACTTCCCCTCGGTTTTCAACTCAGACAGGTATATCAAATAATTAACATCCAAGACGTATCTTTTTTTAACATCGCCTTTGTGGAACATAGCTCTAAAATGGTTAACGGTTATGTAAAAGTTACCGCTAGTTTTGCTCCTAAAATTGCTCCCGACAAAAGCCTACCCACCAACACCATCAATGTCAACTTTGAAAAAAGA of Cyanobacterium sp. HL-69 contains these proteins:
- a CDS encoding fibrillin; this translates as MINSRPILKEKLLSTIKNTALNIDINPDYPITDTMIKDEEAQTIENLTTNLEALNPFPNPLQFATNLLDGIWQLQYSSAREIRSLNKLPLGFQLRQVYQIINIQDVSFFNIAFVEHSSKMVNGYVKVTASFAPKIAPDKSLPTNTINVNFEKRYLSIKKIGPIKTPMLDPIKEFDARNPQGRVPSLAITYIDKDLRIGRGGDGSLFILSRREKMSES